Proteins from one Juglans microcarpa x Juglans regia isolate MS1-56 chromosome 1S, Jm3101_v1.0, whole genome shotgun sequence genomic window:
- the LOC121246806 gene encoding uncharacterized protein LOC121246806, producing MEVAMEVEDDLFFADLSKQISLLIMDEEEEDPVANFPVSLQEFSREIHPPERLPPILCVQTCRRESKGTGVFIPQSSLPRRKKRRQGRFASYNAISRRKPDTTGMAVSQASSNHSFRPKKVG from the exons ATGGAAGTGGCCATGGAAGTAGAAGATGATCTGTTCTTCGCAGATTTAAGCAAGCAAATCTCTCTTCTAATTATggacgaggaggaggaggaccCAGTTGCAAACTTTCCAGTTTCTCTTCAG GAATTCTCTCGAGAAATCCATCCGCCAGAAAGATTACCTCCAATTCTCTGTGTGCAAACATGCCGGAGAGAAAGCAAAGGGACCGGAGTTTTCATCCCTCAGTCATCACTGCCGAGAAGGAAGAAGCGCAGACAAGGAAGATTTGCTTCTTACAACGCAATATCCCGCAGAAAGCCTGATACTACAGGGATGGCCGTTTCCCAAGCGTCTTCCAACCATTCTTTTAGGCCAAAAAAAG tagggtga